In the genome of Rhodoplanes sp. Z2-YC6860, one region contains:
- a CDS encoding fumarylacetoacetate hydrolase family protein — protein sequence MKLAFFDDFKLGVVTGDKVVDVSDVVKDIPKLGPQDVIRTVIEQWGTYKGKLADAAAKGQGKPVSQVKFRAPLPKPENIICMAVNYMEDGTLPEPAPINAFMKSPSSIIGDGDTMVLPDMPATIFEGEAEFAVVIGKKATQVKAADAMNYVFGYTNFIDGSARGVVPPTNVFYQMKSRDTFAPIGPYIVTADEIADPHKLPIVLTNNGTVMQKFNSDDMAHKIPRCIEWVTAIHTLLPGDILATGTNHRGLNPFMDGDKIELTTEGLGTLHITVRDDQKRTWARITRLKHKESGAEGVHTKQTGGKYAK from the coding sequence ATGAAACTGGCGTTTTTCGACGACTTCAAACTGGGCGTGGTCACGGGCGATAAGGTCGTCGATGTGTCGGATGTGGTGAAGGACATCCCGAAACTCGGGCCGCAGGACGTGATCCGCACCGTCATCGAGCAGTGGGGCACCTACAAGGGCAAGCTCGCCGACGCCGCCGCCAAAGGGCAGGGCAAGCCGGTCTCCCAGGTCAAGTTCCGCGCGCCGCTGCCCAAGCCCGAGAACATCATCTGCATGGCGGTGAACTACATGGAGGACGGCACGCTGCCGGAGCCCGCGCCGATCAACGCCTTCATGAAGTCCCCCAGCTCGATCATCGGCGACGGCGACACCATGGTGCTGCCCGACATGCCGGCCACGATCTTCGAGGGCGAGGCCGAGTTCGCCGTGGTCATCGGCAAGAAGGCCACCCAGGTGAAGGCCGCCGACGCCATGAACTACGTGTTCGGCTACACCAACTTCATCGACGGCTCGGCGCGCGGCGTCGTCCCGCCGACCAACGTGTTCTACCAGATGAAGTCGCGCGACACCTTCGCGCCGATCGGCCCGTATATCGTCACCGCCGACGAGATCGCCGACCCGCACAAGCTGCCGATCGTGCTGACCAACAACGGCACGGTGATGCAGAAGTTCAACTCCGACGACATGGCGCACAAGATCCCGCGCTGCATCGAGTGGGTCACCGCGATCCACACGCTGCTGCCGGGCGACATCCTCGCCACCGGCACCAATCACCGGGGCCTGAACCCGTTCATGGACGGCGACAAGATCGAGCTCACCACCGAGGGGCTCGGCACGCTGCACATCACCGTGAGGGACGACCAGAAGCGCACCTGGGCGCGCATCACGCGCCTCAAGCACAAGGAAAGTGGCGCCGAGGGCGTGCACACCAAGCAGACCGGCGGCAAGTACGCGAAGTAG
- a CDS encoding response regulator, giving the protein MSSETAPLPRHNSQALRPAAKPRLAFARDDATGSAMQPEAPARILIVEDDFLVASDVEAALLDAGFDVVGVAETADTAIALARSQKPALILMDIRLVGPRDGIDTAIAIYRDQGIRSLFASAHSDALARSRAAPAEPLGWLQKPYSMGRLVDAVKEALAGLSNAP; this is encoded by the coding sequence GTGAGTTCGGAAACCGCTCCGCTGCCAAGACACAATTCGCAGGCTCTGCGCCCCGCCGCCAAGCCGCGGCTGGCGTTCGCCCGTGACGATGCGACCGGCTCAGCCATGCAGCCTGAGGCGCCGGCAAGGATCCTGATCGTCGAGGATGATTTCCTGGTGGCCTCGGATGTCGAGGCGGCGCTGCTCGATGCCGGTTTCGACGTGGTCGGCGTGGCCGAGACCGCCGACACAGCCATCGCGCTCGCGAGGTCGCAGAAGCCGGCGCTGATCCTGATGGACATCCGTCTCGTCGGTCCCCGCGACGGCATCGACACCGCGATTGCGATTTACCGCGACCAAGGCATCCGCTCGCTGTTCGCCAGCGCCCATTCGGATGCGCTGGCGCGCAGCCGCGCCGCGCCCGCAGAGCCGCTCGGCTGGCTGCAAAAGCCCTATTCGATGGGCCGGCTGGTCGATGCCGTGAAGGAGGCGCTGGCCGGGTTGTCGAACGCGCCGTAG
- a CDS encoding flavin-dependent oxidoreductase: MKVIIVGGGVGGLTTALMLHARGIDCELFEQAEGIRELGVGINTLPHAIKELQQLGLMERLDAVAIRTHELIYTNRFGQEIWREPRGLEAGYDVPQLSIHRGRLQGVIYQAVRSRLGESRIHLGCRLGGFKQDETGVTAYFFDRAGTHRRTVTGDVLIGADGIHSYVRSVLYPNEGSACWNGAMLWRGAMDWPQFLTGRSMVIAGGMAAKLVIYPIGEGARDDRPLTNWAVLVKVGPGGAPPNKEDWSRPGRFEDLMPHVQRFQIPYVDAKALIEATPEFWEYPVCDRDPLPRWSHGRITLLGDAAHPMYPVGSNGASQAILDARCLADRLVTAEHTVHALWQYEQERMPPTAQIVRMNRGGGPEGVIDAIEARAPDGFSNIDDVLSFEERKAIVRGYAGAAGFAQSQVNKPKAA, from the coding sequence GTGAAGGTCATCATCGTCGGCGGCGGAGTAGGCGGTCTCACCACGGCTCTGATGCTGCATGCCCGCGGCATCGACTGCGAGCTGTTCGAGCAGGCCGAGGGCATCCGTGAACTCGGCGTCGGCATCAACACGCTGCCGCACGCGATCAAGGAGCTGCAGCAGCTTGGCCTGATGGAGCGGCTGGACGCGGTCGCGATCCGCACCCACGAGCTGATCTACACCAACCGCTTCGGCCAGGAGATCTGGCGCGAGCCGCGCGGCCTCGAAGCCGGTTACGACGTGCCGCAACTCTCGATCCATCGCGGCCGTCTGCAGGGCGTGATCTATCAGGCGGTGCGCTCGCGGCTCGGCGAAAGCCGCATCCATCTCGGCTGCCGTCTCGGCGGCTTCAAGCAGGACGAAACCGGCGTCACCGCGTATTTCTTCGATCGTGCCGGCACCCATCGCCGCACCGTGACCGGCGATGTGCTGATCGGCGCCGACGGCATCCATTCTTACGTGCGCTCCGTGCTCTATCCGAACGAAGGATCGGCCTGCTGGAACGGCGCGATGCTGTGGCGCGGCGCGATGGACTGGCCGCAATTTCTCACCGGCCGCTCGATGGTGATCGCCGGCGGCATGGCGGCCAAGCTTGTAATCTATCCGATCGGCGAGGGCGCGCGCGACGACCGCCCTCTGACCAATTGGGCCGTGCTCGTGAAGGTCGGTCCGGGCGGCGCGCCGCCCAACAAGGAAGACTGGTCCCGGCCCGGCCGTTTCGAGGACCTGATGCCGCACGTGCAGCGCTTCCAGATCCCCTACGTCGACGCCAAGGCGCTGATCGAGGCGACGCCGGAGTTCTGGGAGTATCCGGTGTGCGACCGCGACCCGCTGCCGCGCTGGTCGCACGGACGTATCACGCTCCTCGGCGATGCCGCGCATCCGATGTACCCGGTCGGCTCGAACGGCGCCTCGCAGGCGATCCTCGACGCGCGCTGTCTCGCCGACCGCCTCGTCACCGCCGAGCACACCGTGCACGCGCTCTGGCAATACGAGCAGGAGCGGATGCCGCCGACCGCGCAAATCGTGCGCATGAACCGGGGCGGGGGGCCGGAGGGCGTCATCGACGCGATCGAAGCGCGCGCGCCGGACGGCTTCAGCAACATCGACGACGTGCTGTCGTTCGAGGAGCGCAAGGCGATCGTGCGCGGCTACGCCGGAGCGGCGGGATTTGCCCAGAGCCAGGTCAACAAGCCCAAAGCGGCGTGA
- the lon gene encoding endopeptidase La: MTLPKPRPPLNPGETRAYPVLPLRDIVVFPHMIVPLFVGREKSIKALEEVMRSDTFILLATQKNASDDDPATNAIYETGTLASVLQLLKLPDGTVKVLVEGAQRGKVLEYTDRSDYYEATAVVLQDDMGDKVEAEALARSVVTEFENYVKLNKKVSPEVVGVVQQIEDYAKLADTVASHLAVKIPDKQGILETPTVAERLEKVLGLMESEISVLQVEKRIRTRVKRQMEKTQREYYLNEQMKAIQKELGDEEGRDELAELEDKIKKTKLSKEAREKATHELKKLRQMSPMSAEATVVRNYLDWLLSIPWNKKSKVKKDLKHAQEVLDNDHFGLEKVKERIVEYLAVQQRANKLTGPILCLVGPPGVGKTSLGKSIAKATGRDFVRVSLGGVRDEAEIRGHRRTYIGSMPGKVIQSMRKAKSSNPLFLLDEIDKMGADFRGDPSSALLEVLDPEQNSTFNDHYLEIDYDLSNVMFITTANTLNIPPPLMDRMEIIRLAGYTEEEKVEIARKHLIPASVSKHGLKSEEWSITGDALLMLIRRYTREAGVRNLEREISTLVRKAVKELTLDKAKSVAVDPKKLEAYLGVPKYRYGEVEADDLVGVVTGLAWTDVGGELLTIEGVMMPGKGRMTVTGNLRDVMKESISAAASYVRSRAIAFGIEPPMFDKRDIHVHVPEGATPKDGPSAGVGMVTAIVSTMTGIPVRKDVAMTGEITLRGRVLPIGGLKEKLLAALRGGIKTVMIPEENAKDLVEISENVKKGLEIIPVSRMEEVIKRALVRVPEPIQWDETTKPVETSVEAVVDEDGSGLTAH, from the coding sequence ATGACACTTCCCAAGCCACGTCCGCCGCTCAACCCAGGTGAGACCCGGGCCTATCCGGTGCTCCCGCTGCGGGACATCGTGGTCTTCCCGCATATGATCGTGCCGCTGTTCGTCGGCCGCGAGAAATCGATCAAGGCGCTTGAAGAGGTCATGCGCTCGGATACGTTCATTCTGCTCGCGACGCAGAAGAACGCCTCCGATGACGATCCTGCCACCAACGCGATTTACGAGACCGGCACGCTCGCCAGCGTGCTGCAACTCCTGAAGCTGCCCGACGGCACGGTGAAGGTGCTGGTCGAGGGCGCGCAGCGCGGCAAGGTTCTCGAGTACACCGATCGTAGCGACTACTACGAGGCGACCGCCGTCGTTCTTCAGGACGACATGGGCGACAAGGTCGAGGCCGAAGCGCTCGCGCGCTCGGTCGTGACCGAGTTCGAGAACTACGTGAAGCTCAACAAGAAGGTGTCGCCGGAAGTCGTCGGCGTGGTCCAGCAGATCGAGGACTACGCCAAGCTTGCCGACACCGTGGCGTCGCATCTCGCGGTCAAGATACCCGACAAGCAGGGCATCCTTGAGACCCCGACCGTCGCCGAGCGGCTCGAGAAGGTTCTGGGCCTGATGGAGAGTGAAATCTCCGTGCTGCAGGTCGAGAAGCGCATTCGCACGCGCGTCAAGCGCCAGATGGAGAAGACGCAGCGCGAGTACTACCTCAACGAGCAGATGAAGGCGATCCAGAAGGAGCTGGGCGACGAGGAAGGCCGCGACGAGCTGGCCGAACTCGAAGACAAGATCAAGAAGACCAAGCTCTCCAAGGAAGCCCGCGAGAAGGCCACGCACGAGCTCAAGAAGCTCCGACAGATGTCGCCGATGTCCGCCGAGGCCACGGTCGTGCGCAACTACCTCGATTGGCTGCTCTCGATTCCGTGGAACAAGAAGAGCAAGGTCAAGAAAGACCTCAAGCACGCCCAAGAGGTGCTGGACAACGATCACTTCGGCCTGGAGAAGGTCAAGGAGCGTATCGTCGAGTATCTCGCCGTGCAGCAGCGCGCCAACAAGCTGACCGGGCCGATCTTGTGCCTGGTCGGGCCTCCCGGCGTTGGCAAGACCTCGCTCGGCAAGTCGATCGCGAAGGCGACCGGCCGCGACTTCGTGCGCGTGTCGCTTGGCGGCGTGCGTGACGAGGCCGAAATCCGCGGTCACCGCCGCACCTACATCGGCTCGATGCCCGGTAAGGTCATCCAGTCGATGCGGAAGGCGAAGTCGTCGAACCCGCTGTTCCTGCTCGACGAGATCGACAAGATGGGCGCCGATTTCCGCGGCGATCCGTCGTCGGCCTTGCTCGAGGTGCTCGACCCCGAGCAGAACTCGACGTTCAACGACCACTATCTCGAGATCGACTATGATCTCTCCAACGTGATGTTCATCACGACGGCGAACACGCTCAACATCCCGCCGCCTTTGATGGACCGCATGGAGATCATCCGGCTCGCAGGCTACACCGAGGAAGAGAAGGTCGAGATCGCGCGCAAGCATTTGATCCCGGCTTCGGTGTCCAAGCACGGCCTCAAGAGCGAGGAGTGGTCGATCACCGGCGATGCGTTGCTGATGCTGATCCGCCGTTACACGCGGGAAGCTGGCGTCCGCAACCTCGAGCGTGAGATTTCGACACTGGTCCGCAAGGCCGTGAAGGAGCTCACCCTCGACAAGGCGAAGTCGGTTGCGGTCGATCCGAAGAAGCTCGAGGCCTATCTCGGCGTGCCGAAGTACCGGTACGGCGAGGTGGAAGCCGACGATCTGGTCGGCGTGGTCACGGGCCTTGCCTGGACCGACGTGGGCGGCGAGTTGCTCACCATCGAAGGCGTCATGATGCCCGGCAAGGGCCGCATGACCGTCACGGGCAATTTGCGTGACGTGATGAAGGAGTCGATCTCGGCTGCGGCGTCGTACGTCCGCTCCCGCGCGATCGCCTTCGGCATCGAGCCGCCGATGTTCGACAAGCGCGACATCCACGTGCACGTGCCGGAGGGGGCAACCCCGAAGGACGGCCCGTCGGCCGGCGTCGGTATGGTCACGGCGATCGTCTCGACCATGACCGGCATCCCGGTGCGCAAGGACGTCGCCATGACCGGCGAGATCACGCTGCGCGGCCGCGTGCTGCCGATCGGCGGATTGAAGGAGAAGCTGCTGGCCGCGCTGCGCGGCGGCATCAAGACCGTGATGATCCCGGAGGAGAACGCCAAGGACTTGGTGGAAATCTCCGAGAACGTCAAAAAGGGCCTGGAAATCATTCCGGTCTCTCGCATGGAAGAGGTCATCAAGCGGGCGCTGGTGCGCGTGCCTGAGCCGATCCAGTGGGACGAGACCACCAAACCGGTCGAGACTTCGGTCGAGGCCGTGGTTGACGAGGATGGCTCCGGCCTGACCGCGCACTGA
- a CDS encoding FAD-dependent monooxygenase, with the protein MARRALVIGGSVGGLFAAHLLRKTGWDVAVYERAAASLGDRGTGIGTRPELFAAMRHAGVAADASAGIDVLGRVGLAPNGSVIHERSVRAVTSAWSRIWRPLRQALPDAFYQGNKALIRIELTADNVAAVFADGGRAEAELLVAADGLHSTVRAQLLPDAMPHYAGVVAWRGVVEPHQLAPELHELMFRHMVFGFPDGELMLSIPMPVPQGGSGERCCHFVWFRPADEPALRALCTDATGKAHGLSIPPPLIRPELIEGIKRNATALLAPQLAALVTGTAQIILQPIFDFEAPRIAFGRVALIGDAAFVARPHVASGVMKAALDAESLAGALGAVSDVAAALSRYHADRQPYGAWLVERGRHIGATIASRDIEPGLRSETIMREYGAAGLVRDQAMAARVGS; encoded by the coding sequence GTGGCGCGGCGGGCGTTGGTGATTGGCGGTTCGGTCGGGGGCCTGTTTGCGGCGCACCTGCTGCGCAAGACCGGTTGGGATGTCGCGGTCTACGAGCGTGCCGCGGCAAGCCTTGGCGACCGCGGCACCGGCATCGGCACGCGGCCAGAGCTGTTCGCAGCGATGCGTCATGCAGGCGTTGCCGCGGACGCGAGCGCAGGCATCGACGTGCTTGGCCGCGTGGGCCTGGCCCCCAACGGGAGTGTCATCCACGAGAGATCGGTGCGAGCCGTCACCAGCGCCTGGTCGCGCATCTGGCGTCCGCTGCGGCAGGCCCTGCCCGATGCGTTCTATCAAGGAAACAAGGCGCTCATTCGGATCGAGCTGACCGCGGACAACGTCGCCGCGGTCTTTGCGGACGGCGGCAGAGCCGAGGCGGAGCTGCTGGTTGCCGCGGATGGGCTGCATTCGACCGTGCGGGCGCAGCTCCTGCCCGATGCCATGCCGCACTACGCCGGCGTGGTGGCTTGGCGCGGGGTGGTCGAGCCGCATCAGCTCGCACCCGAACTGCACGAGCTGATGTTTCGCCACATGGTGTTCGGCTTTCCGGACGGCGAGCTGATGCTGTCGATCCCGATGCCTGTGCCGCAAGGCGGGTCCGGCGAGCGATGCTGCCATTTCGTCTGGTTCCGGCCGGCGGACGAGCCGGCACTGCGGGCCCTCTGCACCGACGCAACCGGCAAGGCGCATGGTCTTTCAATCCCGCCGCCTCTGATCCGGCCGGAGCTCATCGAAGGCATCAAGCGCAACGCCACCGCCCTGCTCGCGCCCCAGCTGGCCGCGCTGGTGACCGGCACGGCGCAGATCATCCTGCAGCCGATCTTTGATTTTGAAGCCCCTCGGATTGCCTTTGGCCGCGTGGCGCTGATCGGCGACGCAGCCTTCGTGGCGCGGCCGCACGTGGCCTCCGGCGTCATGAAAGCCGCGCTCGATGCCGAGAGCCTCGCCGGCGCTCTGGGAGCCGTCAGCGACGTCGCGGCCGCGCTCTCCCGCTACCACGCCGACCGCCAGCCCTACGGCGCCTGGCTGGTCGAGCGCGGCCGGCACATCGGCGCGACCATCGCGTCCCGCGACATTGAGCCCGGGCTGCGCAGCGAAACCATCATGCGGGAATACGGCGCAGCGGGGCTCGTGCGCGACCAAGCCATGGCGGCCCGGGTGGGCAGCTAG
- a CDS encoding 3-keto-5-aminohexanoate cleavage protein, with amino-acid sequence MARKVMISCAVTGSADTPGRNPAVPVTPEQIASSCLDAAKAGAAIVHIHVRDPKTTKPSMDKALYRETVERIREKNSDVIINLTTGPGARFYHDDKDPSKPSADSVLCGPAERVQHVMELRPEICSLDMGSLNMGDRVFVNTPTHLKAMALSIKDAGVTPELEVFETGHLLLAKKFLEDGLVKGPGLFQICLGIAWGQPATPEAMTYMRNLLPPGCTWFAFGISLWQFPMVAQAVLLGGHPRVGMEDNIYLEKGKLAPSNAALVEKAGKIIQILGDEIATPADARKMLGIGANH; translated from the coding sequence ATGGCCAGAAAAGTGATGATTTCCTGCGCGGTGACCGGCTCGGCCGATACGCCGGGGCGCAATCCGGCGGTCCCGGTGACGCCGGAGCAGATCGCCAGCTCCTGCCTGGATGCCGCCAAGGCCGGGGCCGCCATCGTCCACATCCACGTGCGCGATCCCAAGACCACCAAGCCCAGCATGGACAAGGCGCTCTATCGCGAAACCGTCGAGCGCATCCGGGAAAAGAATTCCGACGTCATCATCAACCTGACGACGGGTCCTGGCGCGCGCTTCTATCACGACGACAAGGACCCCTCGAAGCCCAGCGCCGACTCCGTGTTGTGCGGCCCGGCCGAGCGCGTGCAGCACGTGATGGAATTGCGCCCGGAGATCTGCAGTCTCGATATGGGCAGCCTCAACATGGGCGACCGGGTGTTCGTCAACACGCCGACGCATCTCAAGGCCATGGCGCTGTCGATCAAGGACGCAGGCGTGACGCCCGAACTCGAAGTGTTCGAGACGGGCCATCTGCTGCTGGCCAAGAAGTTTCTCGAAGACGGTCTCGTGAAGGGGCCGGGCCTGTTCCAGATCTGTCTCGGCATCGCGTGGGGTCAGCCCGCGACGCCAGAGGCCATGACCTATATGCGCAATCTGCTGCCGCCAGGCTGCACCTGGTTCGCCTTCGGCATCTCGCTCTGGCAATTCCCGATGGTGGCGCAGGCGGTGCTGCTCGGAGGCCATCCGCGGGTCGGAATGGAAGACAACATCTATCTCGAAAAGGGCAAGCTCGCGCCGAGCAATGCGGCCCTCGTCGAGAAGGCCGGCAAGATCATCCAGATTCTCGGCGACGAGATCGCGACGCCGGCGGACGCGCGGAAAATGCTGGGGATCGGCGCGAACCACTGA
- a CDS encoding HU family DNA-binding protein: MTKNELIAAVADKAQMTKTAAASAVDATFDAITGALKKGGEVKIMGFGNFRVVKRAAREGRDPRTGAPVKIKAARRPRFSAGKGLKDAVNK, translated from the coding sequence ATGACCAAGAACGAGCTCATCGCGGCAGTGGCCGACAAGGCGCAGATGACCAAGACGGCGGCAGCATCGGCGGTTGACGCGACCTTCGATGCGATCACTGGTGCGCTGAAGAAGGGTGGCGAAGTCAAGATCATGGGGTTCGGTAATTTCCGGGTGGTGAAGCGGGCGGCTCGTGAAGGCCGCGATCCGCGCACGGGCGCTCCGGTGAAGATCAAGGCGGCCAGGCGGCCGCGCTTCTCCGCCGGCAAAGGCCTGAAGGATGCCGTGAACAAGTAA
- a CDS encoding IS630 family transposase (programmed frameshift), with translation MTRPLSNDLRERVVAAVRNGESCRTVASRFGVAVSSVVKWSQRYRTTGSVSPSKMGGYRKPVLDPHRAFILERIRQTPHLTLHGLKDELAARGVKVSHNAVWLFLRREDLRFKKTLFALEQARADIARRRKRWRSWQAGLDPRRLVFIDETWIKTSMAPLRGWGRKGDRLRAYAPHGHWRTLTFLGALRHDGLTAPCVFDGPINGECFRAYVQQQLVPALKAGDIVVMDNLGSHKAAVLRQIIRAAGARLWYLPPYSPDLNPIEQAFAKIKHWMRMAQRRTIDDVWRQIGSLVTTIGPRECSNYFANAGYASVKL, from the exons ATGACCCGACCTCTGTCCAATGATCTGCGTGAGCGTGTCGTTGCGGCGGTGCGGAACGGTGAGAGCTGCCGGACGGTGGCTTCGCGGTTCGGCGTGGCGGTGTCGTCGGTGGTGAAGTGGTCTCAGCGCTATCGGACGACTGGCTCAGTGTCGCCGAGCAAGATGGGTGGATATCGCAAGCCGGTGCTCGATCCGCATCGGGCCTTCATCCTGGAGCGCATCAGACAGACCCCGCATCTGACCCTGCATGGGCTGAAGGACGAACTTGCCGCGCGTGGGGTAAAGGTCTCGCACAATGCCGTGTGGCTGTTCCTGCGGCGCGAAGACCTGCGGTTC AAAAAAACACTGTTCGCGCTTGAACAGGCCCGGGCCGACATCGCCCGCAGACGAAAGCGCTGGCGATCCTGGCAGGCCGGTCTCGATCCACGGCGTTTGGTCTTCATCGACGAAACCTGGATCAAGACCAGCATGGCCCCGCTGCGCGGATGGGGACGCAAGGGCGATCGCCTGCGAGCTTACGCGCCGCATGGTCATTGGCGGACGCTGACCTTCCTCGGCGCGCTCCGCCACGACGGCCTCACAGCCCCTTGCGTGTTCGATGGCCCGATCAACGGCGAGTGCTTCCGAGCCTATGTCCAGCAGCAACTCGTTCCCGCACTGAAGGCCGGCGATATTGTCGTCATGGACAACCTCGGAAGCCACAAGGCTGCCGTGCTGCGACAGATCATAAGAGCAGCCGGAGCCAGGCTCTGGTACCTGCCGCCCTACTCGCCGGACCTCAATCCGATCGAGCAGGCCTTCGCCAAGATCAAACATTGGATGCGCATGGCTCAAAGGCGCACCATCGACGATGTCTGGCGCCAAATCGGCAGCCTCGTCACAACCATAGGCCCCCGCGAATGCAGCAACTACTTCGCAAACGCCGGATACGCTTCCGTCAAATTGTGA